In Microbacterium sp. AB, a single genomic region encodes these proteins:
- the fbaA gene encoding class II fructose-bisphosphate aldolase, translating to MPVATPDQYAEMFDRAKAGGFAYPAFNVSSSQTINAVLQGLTEAGSDGILQVTTGGADYFAGHTVKGRATGALAMARYVHEVAKNYPVTVGVHTDHCPKDALPGFVLPLLEASEERVKAGGDPIFNSHMWDGSAVPLDENIEIASSLLPRMKNINAILEIEVGVVGGEEDGVQHEGSNEALYTTVADVTKAVEALGLGEQGRYIAALTFGNVHGVYKPGGVKLRPELLGEIQKGIAAAFGTGEKPLDLVFHGGSGSSDDEIALAVANGVVKMNIDTDTQYAFTRAVAGYMLSNYDGVLKIDGEVGNKKQYDPRAWGKVAETAMAARVVESTKQLGSFGTSQS from the coding sequence ATGCCCGTCGCCACCCCCGATCAGTATGCAGAGATGTTCGACCGCGCGAAGGCGGGCGGCTTCGCCTACCCCGCGTTCAACGTCTCGAGCTCGCAGACGATCAACGCCGTGCTCCAGGGCCTCACGGAGGCCGGCTCGGACGGCATCCTCCAGGTCACCACGGGAGGCGCGGACTATTTCGCCGGCCACACCGTCAAGGGCCGCGCGACCGGCGCCCTCGCCATGGCGCGGTACGTCCACGAGGTCGCCAAGAACTATCCCGTGACGGTCGGCGTGCACACCGACCACTGCCCGAAGGACGCCCTCCCCGGGTTCGTCCTGCCGCTGCTCGAGGCCTCCGAGGAGCGCGTGAAGGCCGGTGGCGACCCCATCTTCAACTCCCACATGTGGGACGGCTCGGCCGTGCCGCTCGACGAGAACATCGAGATCGCCTCGTCCCTCCTGCCCCGCATGAAGAACATCAACGCCATCCTCGAGATCGAGGTCGGCGTCGTCGGCGGCGAGGAGGACGGCGTCCAGCACGAGGGATCGAACGAGGCGCTCTACACGACGGTCGCGGACGTGACGAAGGCCGTCGAGGCGCTCGGGCTCGGGGAGCAGGGCCGCTACATCGCCGCCCTCACCTTCGGCAACGTCCACGGCGTCTACAAGCCCGGCGGCGTGAAGCTCCGCCCCGAGCTGCTCGGCGAGATCCAGAAGGGCATCGCGGCGGCGTTCGGCACGGGCGAGAAGCCCCTCGACCTCGTCTTCCACGGCGGCAGCGGCTCCTCCGACGACGAGATCGCGCTGGCCGTCGCGAACGGCGTCGTCAAGATGAACATCGACACCGACACCCAGTACGCCTTCACGCGTGCCGTCGCCGGCTACATGCTGTCGAACTACGACGGCGTGCTGAAGATCGACGGCGAGGTCGGCAACAAGAAGCAGTACGACCCGCGCGCGTGGGGCAAGGTCGCCGAGACGGCGATGGCGGCGCGGGTCGTGGAGTCGACCAAGCAGCTCGGCTCGTTCGGGACGTCGCAGAGCTGA
- the glpX gene encoding class II fructose-bisphosphatase has product MTLETHEIARADDLIPLHPDRNIALELVRATEAAAIRSVPFIGRGAKEEADGAAVDAMRAFLATVEFDGVIVIGEGEKDNAPMLFNGEHVGTGRGRGYDIAVDPIDGTSLTAAGRNNALSVIALSDRGTMLDASSVFYMDKLVTGPAGVGVVDIRLPIGENIRLLAKALDKPVEEMVISVLNRPRHDRLVEEIRAAGAGTRLMSDGDVAGGINAARHGARTDMCVGVGGSPEGIVTACAIKALGGHIQGRLWPRDDDEAQRGIDEGLKMDHVYEADDLVAGSNTIFVATGVTDGALVDGVRRKDGFVYTESVVLRGHSGTLRRISSEHLESKWL; this is encoded by the coding sequence ATGACCCTCGAAACGCATGAGATCGCCCGCGCCGACGACCTGATCCCGCTCCACCCGGATCGCAACATCGCGCTCGAGCTGGTGCGGGCGACGGAGGCCGCCGCCATCCGCTCGGTGCCGTTCATCGGCCGCGGCGCGAAGGAGGAGGCGGACGGCGCCGCCGTCGACGCGATGCGCGCCTTCCTCGCGACGGTCGAGTTCGACGGCGTCATCGTCATCGGCGAGGGGGAGAAGGACAACGCGCCCATGCTCTTCAACGGGGAGCACGTCGGCACCGGCCGCGGTCGCGGGTACGACATCGCCGTGGACCCCATCGACGGCACGTCGCTGACGGCCGCCGGCCGCAACAACGCGCTGTCGGTGATCGCGCTGTCCGACCGCGGCACGATGCTCGACGCGTCGAGCGTGTTCTACATGGACAAGCTCGTGACCGGTCCGGCGGGCGTCGGCGTCGTCGACATCCGCCTCCCGATCGGCGAGAACATCCGCCTGCTGGCCAAGGCCCTCGACAAGCCCGTCGAGGAGATGGTGATCTCCGTGCTCAACCGTCCGCGGCACGACCGGCTCGTCGAGGAGATCCGCGCGGCCGGCGCCGGGACTCGCCTCATGAGCGACGGCGACGTCGCGGGCGGCATCAACGCGGCACGCCACGGCGCGCGCACGGACATGTGCGTGGGCGTCGGAGGCAGCCCGGAGGGGATCGTCACGGCCTGCGCGATCAAGGCGCTCGGCGGCCACATCCAGGGCCGTCTCTGGCCGCGCGACGACGACGAGGCCCAGCGCGGCATCGACGAGGGACTCAAGATGGACCACGTGTACGAGGCCGACGACCTCGTCGCGGGCAGCAACACGATCTTCGTCGCCACCGGCGTGACCGACGGCGCGCTCGTCGACGGCGTGCGCCGCAAGGACGGATTCGTCTACACCGAGAGCGTCGTGCTGCGCGGCCACTCGGGGACCCTCCGCCGGATCTCCTCGGAGCACCTCGAGTCGAAGTGGCTCTGA
- a CDS encoding UDP-N-acetylmuramyl pentapeptide phosphotransferase: MAVQHTAHPKTGAHAVVASAKDPARRPDVLFRVRRAPDHEVSAWWHIGAFVVTSAAVVALLSFIPG; the protein is encoded by the coding sequence ATGGCCGTTCAGCACACCGCGCACCCGAAGACGGGGGCGCACGCCGTCGTGGCCTCGGCGAAGGATCCGGCGCGTCGTCCCGACGTGCTCTTCCGCGTGCGTCGCGCACCCGACCACGAGGTCAGCGCGTGGTGGCACATCGGAGCGTTCGTCGTCACCTCCGCGGCCGTCGTCGCCCTCCTCAGCTTCATCCCCGGCTGA
- the rmuC gene encoding DNA recombination protein RmuC yields the protein MDTLTTLIALIALGVGAVIGWLIGARGASSRDSANVARLAAQEAEIAALRESVERQEDLRRDAVEHARSEREAAEERARRESAVLQALSPVRETLHRMQQRVDELERERQSQFGSISEQLRRSQQADEALRATTESLAGALRSNTARGVWGETQLRRVVEAAGLLHHVDFDTQASITSDSGAGRPDMIVRLPGGKAIAVDAKAPLGAFLDAMAISDTADGQDGAQRTALLQRHVKAVRAHIDALAGKAYWAGLDASPEFVVCFIPSESVLSTALEHDPSLLDYAFGRRVALASPVNLWAVLKTVAYTWTQQEVSAEARALFDLGNQLYDRLGMLAKHADSLRRAIDRTVDAYNQFAGSLESRVLVTARRFPGIDATKLDAVDAPGPVEQATRRLAAPELLTALDADDALGRPEDSAHDASLDDVRARLDD from the coding sequence ATGGACACCCTGACCACGCTCATCGCGCTCATCGCGCTCGGCGTCGGCGCCGTGATCGGCTGGCTGATCGGCGCACGCGGCGCCTCGAGCCGCGACAGCGCGAACGTCGCCCGCCTCGCCGCGCAGGAGGCGGAGATCGCCGCGCTCCGCGAGAGCGTCGAACGGCAGGAGGATCTTCGCCGCGATGCGGTCGAGCACGCGAGGAGCGAGCGGGAGGCCGCCGAGGAACGGGCGCGTCGCGAGAGCGCCGTGCTGCAGGCGCTGTCCCCCGTGCGCGAGACCCTCCATCGCATGCAGCAGCGGGTGGACGAGCTCGAACGCGAGCGGCAGTCGCAGTTCGGCTCCATCTCCGAGCAGCTGCGGCGGTCGCAGCAGGCCGACGAGGCCCTGCGCGCGACGACCGAGTCGCTCGCCGGCGCGCTGCGGTCGAACACCGCCCGCGGCGTCTGGGGCGAGACGCAGCTGCGCCGCGTCGTGGAGGCCGCGGGCCTCCTGCACCACGTCGACTTCGACACGCAGGCGTCGATCACGTCGGACAGCGGCGCGGGTCGTCCCGACATGATCGTGCGCCTGCCCGGGGGCAAGGCGATCGCGGTCGACGCGAAGGCCCCGCTCGGCGCGTTCCTCGACGCCATGGCGATCTCCGACACGGCGGACGGCCAGGACGGCGCACAACGGACGGCGCTCCTCCAGAGGCACGTCAAGGCCGTGCGTGCGCACATCGACGCGCTCGCCGGGAAGGCCTACTGGGCGGGTCTCGACGCGAGCCCCGAGTTCGTCGTCTGCTTCATCCCCAGCGAGTCCGTGCTGAGCACGGCGCTCGAGCACGATCCGTCGCTGCTCGACTACGCGTTCGGCCGCCGGGTCGCCCTCGCCTCCCCCGTCAACCTGTGGGCCGTGCTGAAGACGGTCGCGTACACGTGGACGCAGCAGGAGGTGTCCGCCGAGGCCCGAGCCCTGTTCGACCTGGGCAACCAGCTCTACGACCGGCTCGGGATGCTCGCGAAGCACGCCGACTCGCTGCGACGCGCGATCGACCGCACGGTCGACGCGTACAACCAGTTCGCCGGGTCTCTCGAGTCGCGCGTCCTCGTCACCGCGCGGCGGTTCCCGGGCATCGACGCCACGAAGCTCGACGCCGTCGACGCGCCCGGTCCGGTCGAGCAGGCGACACGGCGCCTGGCGGCGCCCGAGCTGCTCACGGCTCTCGACGCGGACGACGCCCTCGGGAGACCGGAGGACTCCGCGCACGACGCGTCCCTCGACGACGTCAGAGCCCGTCTGGACGACTGA
- a CDS encoding 3'-5' exonuclease yields the protein MPLDFTAIDFETANSRPESACQVGLARVRDGEVVDTAAWLIRPPAGFDEFFAFNSTIHGIYEDDVAAAPGWAEQFDALASFVGSDPLVAHSAVFDMGVLRRSAAASGVPCPPWRYLCSLQVARKTYRLPSYRLPAAAAAAGFSDFAHHDAGADALACAHIVIDAARRSGADDVDALAAAVGVRMGAIDPVEASV from the coding sequence GTGCCTCTCGATTTCACCGCGATCGACTTCGAGACGGCCAACTCCCGACCGGAGTCCGCCTGCCAGGTCGGGCTCGCGAGGGTCCGCGACGGCGAGGTCGTCGACACCGCGGCGTGGCTCATCCGCCCGCCCGCCGGGTTCGACGAGTTCTTCGCGTTCAACTCCACGATCCACGGGATCTACGAGGACGACGTCGCCGCCGCGCCGGGATGGGCCGAGCAGTTCGACGCGCTCGCCTCCTTCGTCGGGTCGGATCCGCTCGTGGCGCACAGCGCCGTCTTCGACATGGGCGTCCTGCGCCGCTCCGCCGCCGCGTCCGGCGTGCCCTGCCCGCCGTGGCGCTATCTCTGCAGCCTGCAGGTGGCCCGCAAGACCTATCGGCTGCCCTCCTACCGGCTTCCGGCCGCCGCCGCGGCGGCGGGGTTCTCAGACTTCGCGCATCACGATGCCGGAGCGGACGCCCTCGCGTGCGCGCACATCGTCATCGACGCCGCCCGCAGATCGGGTGCGGACGACGTCGACGCGCTCGCCGCGGCCGTGGGCGTGAGGATGGGCGCGATCGACCCGGTCGAGGCCTCGGTCTGA
- a CDS encoding TetR/AcrR family transcriptional regulator: protein MNATNQTPRPRRRDARANREAILVAAARVLRRDPEAAVDAVAAEAGLSRRAVYGHFSSREELLSELIGRGTAQIAAALSDVHDDDPAAHVARIGDVLWGQISHVRLVAQVVVRGPLEGAVARGLEPIRASLRDAVARGAAAGVFRDDVDHGIVARLIEESALAVLDEVVRRRMADEDARRLVVVTALGVAGLSWRDASAVADAVSGAPGGAE, encoded by the coding sequence GTGAACGCGACGAACCAGACGCCCCGGCCCCGGCGACGCGATGCGCGTGCCAACCGCGAGGCCATCCTCGTGGCCGCCGCGCGGGTGCTGCGGCGCGATCCGGAGGCGGCCGTCGACGCGGTCGCCGCAGAGGCGGGGCTCAGCCGTCGAGCCGTCTACGGGCACTTCTCCTCGCGGGAGGAGCTCCTCTCGGAGCTCATCGGACGGGGCACGGCGCAGATCGCCGCCGCCCTCTCCGATGTGCACGACGACGACCCGGCCGCCCACGTGGCGCGCATCGGCGACGTGCTGTGGGGGCAGATCTCCCACGTCCGGCTCGTGGCGCAGGTGGTCGTGCGCGGGCCGCTCGAAGGCGCCGTCGCCCGCGGGCTGGAGCCCATCCGGGCGTCGCTGCGGGACGCCGTGGCGCGCGGTGCGGCCGCGGGCGTCTTCCGCGACGACGTCGATCACGGCATCGTCGCCCGCCTCATCGAGGAGTCGGCGCTCGCGGTGCTCGACGAGGTCGTGCGGAGGCGGATGGCCGACGAGGACGCCCGGCGCCTCGTCGTCGTCACGGCGCTCGGGGTCGCCGGGCTCTCCTGGCGCGACGCGAGCGCCGTGGCGGATGCCGTGTCCGGCGCGCCGGGCGGGGCGGAGTGA
- a CDS encoding YhgE/Pip domain-containing protein: MAFLTLARTELKRLVATPMARLALVALMLVPVLYAGLYLWGNDDPYGNLDEVPVALVVQDEGATQNGEDVDYGDQVRDELVADGSLDWTVTSQEEAEDGIRSGEYDFIVTFGPDFSRALTSVAGDDPERAVVELTTNDSNSYLAGTIADQVTEKVRASLTQEVGEEAARTLLDGLATVRAGLVDAADGAATLADGTASARDGADALAEGSASAADGASDLAEGLTTLRDATAGLPSQTARLNDGAQQVADGNAQLSGTVQPVAQQIADAVANLPTEDEVRARLEGTGLDETQIQAVLDIVSPVRTDLESANDQVQTAAGSIQQLADGSAQVAAGTQQLADGMPALADGVSGAQSGATELSDGVQQLAEGSATLDDGLGDIDDGAVQLRDGLQDAVGRIPDQSEDERETAARMIADPVQVSSDAITEASSYGAGMAPFFISLAAWIGIYALFLIVKPYSKRAVTALRRPLPITLAAWAAPAALGVLQMVVVFGVVALGLGYSVAHPWGMLGFMALTSATFAAVILTLNVMLGSVGQFLGLVLMVLQLVTAGGTFPYQTLPTPLRALHEALPMSHAVEGIRQVMYGGDLARAWADAGFLGLWLAAALLVAYLVTFRMTRSRTLRDLRPSLIG, encoded by the coding sequence ATGGCCTTCCTCACACTCGCGCGCACGGAGCTGAAGCGGCTCGTCGCGACGCCCATGGCGAGGCTCGCCCTCGTCGCGCTCATGCTCGTGCCGGTGCTCTACGCGGGCCTCTACCTGTGGGGGAACGACGATCCCTACGGGAATCTCGACGAGGTCCCCGTCGCGCTCGTCGTGCAGGACGAGGGCGCGACGCAGAACGGCGAGGACGTCGACTACGGCGACCAGGTCCGCGACGAGCTCGTCGCGGACGGCTCGCTCGACTGGACCGTGACGAGCCAGGAGGAGGCCGAGGACGGCATCCGGTCGGGGGAGTACGACTTCATCGTGACGTTCGGCCCCGACTTCTCCCGCGCGCTCACCTCCGTGGCGGGCGACGACCCCGAGCGGGCGGTCGTCGAGCTCACCACGAACGACTCCAACAGCTATCTCGCGGGGACGATCGCGGACCAGGTCACCGAGAAGGTGCGCGCGAGCCTCACGCAGGAGGTCGGAGAGGAGGCCGCGCGCACCCTGCTCGACGGACTCGCCACCGTGCGCGCCGGACTCGTCGACGCCGCGGACGGGGCGGCGACGCTCGCGGACGGCACGGCATCGGCCAGGGACGGTGCCGACGCCCTGGCCGAGGGGTCGGCGTCCGCGGCGGACGGGGCGTCGGATCTCGCGGAGGGCCTGACGACCCTGCGCGACGCCACGGCCGGCCTCCCCTCTCAGACGGCCCGGCTGAACGACGGGGCGCAGCAGGTTGCCGACGGCAACGCGCAGCTCTCCGGCACGGTCCAGCCGGTCGCCCAGCAGATCGCCGACGCCGTCGCGAACCTGCCGACGGAGGACGAGGTCCGCGCCCGCCTCGAGGGCACGGGGCTCGACGAGACCCAGATCCAGGCGGTGCTCGACATCGTCTCGCCCGTGCGCACCGATCTCGAGAGCGCGAACGACCAGGTGCAGACGGCTGCCGGCAGCATCCAGCAGCTCGCGGACGGCAGCGCGCAGGTCGCGGCGGGCACGCAGCAGCTCGCCGACGGGATGCCGGCGCTCGCCGACGGCGTGTCCGGCGCGCAGTCGGGTGCGACCGAGCTCTCGGACGGCGTCCAGCAGCTCGCCGAGGGGAGCGCGACCCTCGACGACGGACTGGGCGACATCGACGACGGCGCGGTGCAGCTGCGCGACGGGCTCCAGGACGCGGTGGGCCGGATCCCCGACCAGTCCGAGGACGAGAGGGAGACCGCGGCCCGGATGATCGCGGACCCCGTGCAGGTCTCGTCCGACGCCATCACCGAGGCGTCCTCGTACGGAGCCGGCATGGCCCCGTTCTTCATCAGCCTCGCGGCGTGGATCGGCATCTACGCCCTGTTCCTCATCGTCAAGCCGTACTCGAAGCGCGCCGTGACGGCGCTGCGGCGCCCGTTGCCGATCACGCTCGCCGCATGGGCGGCCCCCGCCGCGCTCGGAGTCCTCCAGATGGTCGTCGTGTTCGGCGTCGTCGCCCTCGGCCTGGGATACTCGGTCGCGCATCCGTGGGGCATGCTCGGCTTCATGGCGCTGACGTCCGCGACGTTCGCGGCCGTCATCCTGACGCTCAACGTGATGCTGGGGAGCGTCGGGCAGTTCCTCGGCCTCGTGCTCATGGTCCTGCAGCTCGTGACGGCCGGCGGGACGTTCCCGTATCAGACGCTGCCGACGCCGCTGCGGGCGCTGCACGAGGCCCTCCCCATGAGCCATGCCGTCGAAGGCATCCGGCAGGTGATGTACGGCGGCGATCTGGCGCGGGCGTGGGCGGACGCGGGCTTCCTCGGGCTCTGGCTCGCGGCGGCTCTGCTCGTGGCGTACCTCGTCACCTTCCGGATGACGCGCAGCCGCACGCTGCGCGATCTGAGGCCCTCGCTCATCGGCTGA
- the ychF gene encoding redox-regulated ATPase YchF, which produces MALTIGIVGLPNVGKSTLFNALTKNTVLAANYPFATIEPNVGVVELPDRRLDRLAEIFGSQRILPAPVSFVDIAGIVRGASEGEGLGNQFLANIREADAIAQVVRGFADADVVHVDGKVDPAGDMETINTELILADLQTLEKALPRLEKEVKGKKTDSSVLTAAQEAKAVLDSGKTLFQAHFDVAPIRELGLLTAKPTLYVFNVDEGVLTDADRMAELAGLVAPAKAVFLDAKVESELVDLEPDEALELLQSLGQEESGLDQLARVGFETLGLQTYLTAGPKESRAWTIRKGSTAPQAAGVIHTDFERGFIKAEVVSFADLDEAGSMNDAKAKGRVRIEGKDYVMQDGDVVEFRFNV; this is translated from the coding sequence GTGGCTCTCACTATCGGTATCGTCGGCCTGCCCAACGTCGGCAAGTCCACCCTCTTCAACGCCCTGACCAAGAACACGGTCCTCGCCGCGAACTACCCGTTCGCGACGATCGAGCCGAACGTCGGCGTCGTGGAGCTGCCGGACCGTCGCCTCGACCGCCTCGCTGAGATCTTCGGATCGCAGCGCATCCTGCCCGCTCCGGTCTCGTTCGTCGACATCGCGGGCATCGTCCGCGGAGCGAGCGAGGGGGAGGGGCTCGGCAACCAGTTCCTCGCGAACATCCGCGAGGCCGACGCGATCGCGCAGGTCGTGCGCGGCTTCGCCGACGCCGACGTCGTGCACGTCGACGGCAAGGTCGATCCGGCCGGCGACATGGAGACGATCAACACCGAGCTCATCCTCGCCGACCTCCAGACGCTCGAGAAGGCACTGCCGCGCCTCGAGAAGGAGGTCAAGGGCAAGAAGACCGACTCCTCGGTCCTCACGGCCGCGCAGGAGGCCAAGGCCGTCCTGGACTCCGGGAAGACGCTGTTCCAGGCGCACTTCGACGTCGCGCCCATCCGCGAGCTGGGGCTGCTCACTGCCAAGCCCACGCTCTACGTGTTCAACGTCGACGAGGGCGTGCTCACCGACGCGGACCGGATGGCGGAGCTCGCCGGTCTCGTGGCCCCCGCGAAGGCGGTCTTCCTCGACGCGAAGGTCGAGTCGGAGCTGGTCGACCTCGAACCGGACGAGGCTCTCGAGCTGCTCCAGTCGCTCGGCCAGGAGGAGTCGGGCCTCGACCAGCTCGCGCGTGTGGGATTCGAGACGCTGGGACTCCAGACGTACCTCACGGCAGGCCCCAAGGAGTCCCGCGCGTGGACGATCCGCAAGGGATCGACCGCGCCGCAGGCGGCCGGCGTCATCCACACCGACTTCGAGCGCGGCTTCATCAAGGCGGAGGTCGTCTCGTTCGCCGACCTCGACGAGGCCGGGTCCATGAACGACGCCAAGGCCAAGGGCCGCGTCCGCATCGAGGGCAAGGACTACGTCATGCAGGACGGCGACGTCGTGGAGTTCCGGTTCAACGTGTGA
- a CDS encoding MerR family transcriptional regulator, which produces MRVGELAARTGASVRSLRYYEKQGLIEPQRTSAGHRVYTADHEALVLQVQELFGAGFCSSVIQELLPALRDPEEAATFLRDALAAAEARLESEKHSIETELAGLNRLRTRLGLAPDTGVILHDGSHDSLEPAPANAFDHRDRRLR; this is translated from the coding sequence ATGAGAGTCGGCGAGCTCGCGGCACGGACCGGAGCGAGCGTGCGGTCGCTCCGGTACTACGAGAAGCAGGGGCTGATCGAGCCCCAGCGCACCTCGGCGGGCCATCGTGTGTACACCGCGGACCACGAAGCGCTCGTCCTTCAGGTCCAGGAGCTCTTCGGAGCGGGCTTCTGCAGCTCCGTCATCCAGGAGCTGCTCCCGGCGCTGAGGGATCCCGAGGAGGCGGCGACGTTCCTGCGCGATGCGCTCGCGGCGGCGGAGGCACGGCTCGAGAGCGAGAAGCACTCGATCGAGACGGAGCTGGCGGGCCTGAACCGACTGCGAACTCGGCTCGGACTTGCACCTGACACGGGTGTCATCCTGCACGATGGTTCACATGACTCACTCGAACCCGCCCCAGCAAATGCGTTTGATCATCGAGACCGACGACTTCGATGA
- a CDS encoding VOC family protein: MRLIIETDDFDEALRFYRDVLGMPEQPAFATEGDDRVAILNAGMATIELATATHVRNIDALENAPTAEGPTLRIALEVDDTEAAVASAGEYGAETLAPATRTPFRTVNARVQGPAGWQITFFQELETLEERATRDGFTTDDDRPR, translated from the coding sequence ATGCGTTTGATCATCGAGACCGACGACTTCGATGAGGCCCTGCGGTTCTATCGCGACGTGCTCGGCATGCCCGAGCAACCCGCGTTCGCGACGGAGGGCGACGACCGTGTCGCGATCCTGAACGCAGGCATGGCCACCATCGAGCTCGCCACCGCGACGCACGTGCGCAACATCGACGCGCTCGAGAACGCTCCGACGGCGGAAGGGCCGACCCTGCGCATCGCACTGGAGGTCGACGACACGGAAGCCGCCGTCGCATCCGCCGGCGAATACGGCGCGGAGACGTTGGCGCCGGCCACGCGCACTCCGTTCCGGACCGTCAACGCCCGCGTGCAAGGCCCCGCCGGATGGCAGATCACCTTCTTCCAGGAGCTCGAGACACTGGAGGAACGCGCGACACGGGACGGCTTCACGACCGATGACGATCGTCCGCGGTAG
- a CDS encoding DUF2000 domain-containing protein, producing the protein MTVPQTPDEHAARPRFDTKVVVVLDESLAAWQELNVTAFVMSGIATSGPGLVGEPYRDADGTEYLPMLREPVMVMSSDAGGLRRARAKAADRDDVSRAIYTRDLFATGHDEANRAAVLAVGSADLDLVGIALRGPRNVVDRIVKGARFHD; encoded by the coding sequence ATGACCGTTCCTCAGACGCCCGATGAGCACGCAGCCCGACCCCGGTTCGACACGAAAGTCGTCGTCGTCCTCGACGAGAGCCTCGCGGCATGGCAGGAGCTCAACGTGACCGCGTTCGTGATGTCCGGCATCGCGACCAGCGGCCCCGGCCTCGTCGGCGAGCCCTATCGGGACGCGGACGGTACGGAGTATCTGCCCATGCTGCGTGAGCCGGTGATGGTCATGTCCAGTGACGCCGGGGGGCTGCGGAGGGCACGTGCCAAGGCCGCCGACCGCGACGACGTGTCACGTGCGATCTACACCCGCGACCTCTTCGCCACCGGGCATGACGAGGCCAACCGCGCCGCCGTGCTGGCGGTCGGATCCGCCGATCTCGACCTCGTCGGCATCGCCCTGCGCGGACCGCGGAACGTCGTGGATCGCATCGTGAAGGGGGCGCGTTTTCACGACTGA
- a CDS encoding helix-turn-helix transcriptional regulator yields the protein MVVRVRAWHPAVPSLREVYHAGFDHAYPLHTHDDWAVMLVDDGEVVYGLDGGEHRATPAAVTLLPPAVPHDGRSAIEGRGYRKRVLYLERDWLSGSAQSLAVRRPTLHEDSSLVAARRVHAALQKPGDAMAAEHWLLVLRDHVLAHLGSPTPALRDAPLARRLRALIDDRLVEPLTIAAAADELRVHPSHLVRVFSQAYGIAPHRYLVARRVDLARRLLVGGHRPAAAAAMAGFHDQAHLTRHFRRILGVTPSAFTSG from the coding sequence ATGGTCGTTCGCGTGCGCGCCTGGCACCCCGCTGTGCCGTCTTTGCGTGAGGTCTATCACGCAGGATTCGACCACGCCTACCCTCTGCACACGCACGACGACTGGGCCGTCATGCTCGTCGACGACGGAGAGGTGGTGTACGGCCTCGACGGCGGCGAGCATCGCGCGACGCCCGCCGCTGTGACCCTTCTGCCGCCCGCTGTGCCGCACGACGGCCGTTCTGCGATCGAGGGGAGGGGATATCGCAAACGTGTGCTCTACCTCGAGAGAGACTGGCTGTCAGGCAGCGCGCAGTCGCTCGCCGTGCGGCGGCCGACGCTTCACGAGGACTCGTCCCTCGTGGCGGCTCGCCGCGTGCACGCCGCGCTGCAGAAGCCTGGCGACGCGATGGCGGCCGAGCACTGGCTGCTCGTCCTCCGCGATCATGTGCTCGCGCACCTCGGCAGTCCGACGCCGGCCTTGCGAGACGCTCCGCTGGCCCGACGGCTCCGCGCGCTGATCGACGATCGTCTGGTCGAGCCGCTGACGATCGCGGCCGCCGCCGATGAGCTCCGGGTGCACCCGAGCCATCTGGTCCGCGTCTTCTCGCAGGCGTACGGCATCGCCCCGCACCGGTATCTCGTCGCGCGGCGAGTCGACCTCGCCCGCCGTCTGCTCGTCGGAGGGCATCGGCCCGCCGCCGCAGCGGCGATGGCGGGATTCCATGACCAGGCCCATCTCACGCGGCACTTCCGGCGCATCCTCGGTGTGACGCCCTCGGCGTTCACCTCCGGCTGA